A single Petrotoga sp. 9PW.55.5.1 DNA region contains:
- a CDS encoding peptidyl-prolyl cis-trans isomerase, which yields MRNKIFYFLLFFMVFSTLVFSDFSYQPINQNIFAKVNNETLSEELLVSRSQIVYLLSDMSTNYQDFYTVLTNTATGIELIQTYLNDQAMKIINQVLFVQFVEQKGIDLERESLRNEIENQFSNVFKDAGIPDENIEEYLLLLGYTSKSNFIDDFFYQVLYNDSIMALYEFIFQQQTVSEEEILTEYNNNKPVYKSRPSADIKIVVFNTEEEASYTYTRIIEGYYTFEEVFELSDNNVTTNISLEDELNNLVNTVKNNPPGYITEPILYNTEDNTFALLKIEKKYPERQLSFEEARNQIIFNLKDKKTQEYFDKVLPEEFEIFRKNSVVIINSELF from the coding sequence GTGAGAAACAAAATTTTCTATTTTTTATTATTTTTTATGGTTTTTTCTACCTTGGTATTTTCAGATTTTTCTTATCAACCAATAAATCAAAATATTTTTGCAAAAGTTAATAATGAAACTTTAAGTGAAGAACTTTTAGTTTCGAGATCACAGATTGTTTATTTATTATCTGATATGAGTACTAATTACCAAGACTTTTATACAGTTCTTACCAATACAGCCACAGGAATAGAACTTATTCAAACATATTTGAATGACCAGGCTATGAAAATTATTAACCAAGTACTTTTTGTTCAATTTGTAGAACAAAAAGGAATTGACTTAGAACGGGAATCTCTTAGAAATGAAATAGAAAATCAATTCTCAAATGTCTTTAAAGATGCGGGTATCCCTGATGAAAATATCGAAGAATACTTGTTGCTTCTAGGTTATACATCAAAAAGCAATTTTATTGATGATTTTTTTTATCAAGTTTTGTATAACGATTCGATAATGGCCTTATATGAATTTATTTTTCAACAACAAACTGTTTCAGAAGAAGAAATCTTAACCGAATATAATAATAATAAACCTGTTTACAAATCCCGCCCTTCCGCGGATATAAAGATCGTTGTCTTTAATACTGAAGAAGAAGCTTCTTACACATATACAAGGATTATTGAGGGATATTATACTTTTGAGGAAGTGTTTGAACTGTCTGACAATAATGTCACTACTAATATTAGCCTAGAAGATGAATTAAATAATTTGGTTAACACAGTGAAAAACAATCCTCCAGGATATATTACTGAACCAATCCTTTATAATACTGAAGACAATACATTTGCACTATTGAAAATTGAAAAAAAATATCCAGAAAGACAATTAAGTTTTGAAGAAGCAAGAAACCAGATAATTTTTAACTTAAAAGACAAAAAAACTCAAGAATATTTTGATAAAGTTTTACCAGAAGAGTTTGAAATTTTTAGAAAAAACTCTGTCGTAATAATCAATTCTGAGTTATTTTAA
- the cysC gene encoding adenylyl-sulfate kinase yields the protein MERKKSENVVWHEGKVKKEDRERLLGQKGVIIWFTGLSGSGKSTIAHEVEERLYQMGKLGYVLDGDNIRHGLNGDLGFSPEDREENIRRIGEVAKLFSQLGIITMTAFISPYRKDRKRVRNLVKEGEFIEVYVKCPLDELKQRDPKGMYEKALKGEIKEFTGISAPYEEPQNPEIILETEKETIEESSKKVINYLKSKKII from the coding sequence GTGGAAAGAAAAAAGAGTGAGAACGTAGTATGGCATGAAGGAAAAGTAAAAAAAGAGGATAGAGAAAGGTTATTAGGTCAAAAGGGTGTAATAATTTGGTTCACAGGGCTTTCAGGTTCAGGGAAGTCTACTATAGCGCATGAAGTTGAAGAAAGGCTATATCAAATGGGGAAATTAGGATATGTATTAGACGGAGATAATATTAGGCATGGATTGAATGGAGATTTAGGTTTTTCTCCTGAAGACAGGGAAGAAAATATTAGAAGGATAGGAGAAGTAGCGAAGTTGTTTTCTCAGCTTGGTATAATAACGATGACTGCTTTTATATCCCCTTACAGAAAAGATAGAAAAAGAGTAAGAAATTTAGTTAAAGAAGGAGAGTTTATAGAAGTCTATGTAAAATGTCCTTTAGATGAATTAAAACAAAGAGATCCAAAAGGGATGTATGAAAAGGCGCTGAAAGGAGAAATAAAAGAGTTTACTGGAATATCTGCTCCTTATGAAGAACCACAAAATCCTGAAATAATCTTAGAAACAGAAAAAGAAACTATAGAAGAATCATCAAAAAAAGTGATTAATTACTTGAAAAGCAAAAAAATAATTTAA
- a CDS encoding metal-sulfur cluster assembly factor, which translates to MPNVGKENIMDALKEVYDLEIGFDIVSLGLIYKVDVDDNNNVHILMTLTTPMCPLAGFIVDSAKEKVKEIKEVNEVEVELTFDPPWDPQMASEEVKNLLGL; encoded by the coding sequence ATGCCAAATGTTGGAAAAGAAAATATAATGGATGCCCTAAAAGAGGTTTACGATCTAGAAATAGGCTTTGACATTGTTTCTCTTGGTTTAATATATAAAGTTGATGTTGATGATAATAACAATGTACACATATTGATGACTTTAACAACGCCTATGTGTCCTCTTGCTGGTTTTATCGTAGATAGTGCCAAAGAAAAAGTAAAAGAAATAAAAGAGGTAAATGAAGTTGAGGTAGAACTAACGTTTGATCCGCCTTGGGATCCACAAATGGCGAGTGAAGAAGTTAAAAATCTTTTAGGACTATAG
- a CDS encoding translation initiation factor IF-2 N-terminal domain-containing protein: protein MIFLYVLVIFSLLVSIINVFLLIHFVKTLNNSEVKNVNESISEEGNLFLARFQKITSSRLRALDNKIELVDELLKDLDEAYSKTFSLLTDLENKINEYKKTSTQKKEEKQKIQEKIDDLKILNQKVEEQNQDSNAGMRVYELSKELGISSRELIDFVNENIGINIENHLEKLTFKEIDSIKEKFIVENSKDVNNSKVQHNSLQSNYDNKEKILELYKQGMTPQEIGKELKIGVGEIMLVLSLFANQGK from the coding sequence ATGATATTTTTGTATGTACTTGTAATATTCTCACTTCTAGTTTCGATTATAAACGTTTTTCTTTTAATACATTTTGTTAAAACCTTAAATAATAGTGAAGTAAAAAACGTTAATGAATCTATCTCTGAAGAGGGGAATCTTTTTTTAGCCAGATTTCAAAAAATAACTTCTTCACGATTAAGAGCATTAGATAACAAAATCGAGTTAGTTGATGAGTTATTAAAAGATTTAGATGAGGCTTACTCTAAAACGTTTTCTTTATTAACTGACTTAGAAAATAAAATAAATGAGTATAAAAAAACATCCACACAGAAAAAGGAAGAAAAACAAAAAATTCAAGAAAAGATAGATGATCTGAAAATATTAAACCAAAAAGTAGAAGAACAAAATCAAGATTCCAATGCCGGTATGAGAGTTTACGAATTATCTAAGGAGTTGGGTATTTCAAGTAGAGAGTTAATCGATTTTGTAAATGAAAATATTGGAATTAATATAGAAAATCATTTAGAAAAGTTAACATTTAAAGAAATTGATTCTATAAAAGAAAAGTTTATTGTTGAGAACTCAAAAGATGTTAATAATTCAAAGGTACAACATAATTCATTGCAGTCTAACTATGATAATAAAGAAAAAATATTAGAACTTTACAAACAAGGTATGACCCCACAAGAAATTGGAAAAGAACTTAAAATTGGAGTAGGAGAAATTATGCTTGTGTTAAGTTTATTTGCTAATCAGGGGAAATAA
- a CDS encoding YncE family protein has translation MEINNIYIGDRAFHIDIDKNYAIISDYEGTVHFIDIFTLEKHEFNEVTIPMGGAYDGEFFFVIDNYKKEILKIKNNRIVQKLVLDSRPVNIKLINDELYVVGEEPNKFFLIDRNLVIKRTIDLPVNSPLIRNIGDQVFIPLFSNVSNNIFITDLLFLIPKNNTYIVNYNKIEYPIDIVGHNGITYMVSYYNGKLYKNEFRNQSQIAQFGRYTTNIELYKGNIVGNSLMGGIYYYDLEKERTDEILTDTPFSDIAVSPDGEYLYAISHIENKLYVIENKSVYQIINTYDYPIAVESPDENIVLVLCTDSSSLQIIRRFE, from the coding sequence TTGGAAATAAATAATATATATATTGGAGACAGGGCTTTTCATATAGACATAGACAAAAACTATGCGATAATATCAGATTATGAAGGTACAGTGCACTTTATAGATATTTTTACTTTGGAAAAGCACGAATTTAACGAGGTTACAATACCAATGGGTGGAGCCTATGATGGAGAATTTTTCTTTGTAATTGATAATTATAAAAAAGAGATTTTGAAAATCAAAAATAATAGAATTGTCCAGAAACTTGTTCTTGATTCGAGACCTGTTAATATAAAATTAATCAATGACGAACTTTATGTGGTTGGTGAAGAACCTAATAAGTTTTTTCTAATCGACAGAAATCTGGTTATAAAAAGAACAATAGATTTACCTGTAAATAGTCCATTAATAAGGAATATTGGTGATCAGGTTTTCATACCTTTATTTAGTAATGTTAGCAACAATATCTTCATAACAGATTTACTTTTTTTAATACCTAAAAATAATACTTATATTGTTAATTACAATAAGATTGAATATCCAATAGATATAGTAGGTCATAATGGCATAACTTACATGGTGTCTTATTATAATGGGAAGCTTTATAAAAATGAATTTAGGAATCAGTCACAAATAGCTCAGTTTGGAAGATATACTACAAATATTGAATTATATAAGGGGAACATTGTTGGTAACTCTTTGATGGGAGGAATCTATTATTACGATTTAGAAAAAGAAAGAACTGATGAGATTTTAACAGATACCCCTTTTAGTGATATCGCAGTTTCACCAGATGGAGAATACTTATACGCAATATCTCATATTGAAAACAAATTATACGTAATAGAAAACAAAAGTGTTTATCAAATAATTAATACATATGATTATCCTATCGCAGTTGAATCCCCTGATGAAAATATTGTCTTAGTTCTATGTACCGATTCCTCATCTCTTCAAATTATAAGACGCTTTGAATAA
- a CDS encoding ABC transporter ATP-binding protein: MPQNLNVQENLNEYAVYMKEITKIFPKVVANDKVNFKVKNGEIHALIGENGAGKTTLMNQLYGLYQPTSGEIYIKGKKVDFKGPSDAISVGIGMVHQHFMLVENLTVAENVVLGAEPRKGITFNFKKAKHEVKELSDKYGLKVDVEAKIEDIPVGMQQRVEIIKTLYRGADILILDEPTAVLTPQETEELFDILRSLKKDGKTIIFISHKLKEVLEISDNITVMRLGKVTGNVKTSSTNEKELANMMVGREVVLSIDRPKLETGKTLIRVENFWVKDNRKLDAVKGISFEIKEKEILGIAGVAGNGQTELAEALAGLRKIEKGNYFFDNKDVSNFTVKELRDIGIGHIPEDRQKRGMVREFPNYYNLILSLHDKSNFSNRGFLKIEEIRGYSKDLIKKFDVRPPEIDISTGNLSGGNQQKVIIAREIGSSPKFMIVSQPTRGLDVGAIEYVHKELIRLREQGVAILLISMELEEVLSLSDRIMVMYEGKSMGIFKNGEFTIEEIGLMMAGKTLEEIKLLEEAHEI, encoded by the coding sequence ATGCCTCAAAATTTAAATGTACAAGAAAATTTAAATGAATATGCTGTATATATGAAAGAAATTACTAAAATATTTCCAAAAGTCGTTGCAAATGACAAAGTTAATTTTAAGGTAAAAAATGGAGAAATCCACGCATTGATTGGAGAAAACGGCGCCGGTAAAACCACCTTAATGAATCAATTGTATGGTTTATATCAACCTACTAGCGGAGAAATTTATATAAAAGGCAAGAAAGTTGATTTTAAAGGGCCATCTGATGCTATATCGGTAGGTATAGGAATGGTTCACCAACATTTTATGTTAGTAGAAAATTTAACCGTAGCTGAGAATGTCGTTTTAGGTGCTGAACCAAGAAAAGGAATCACATTCAACTTTAAAAAAGCAAAACATGAAGTCAAAGAATTATCAGATAAATATGGACTAAAAGTCGATGTAGAAGCCAAAATTGAAGATATTCCCGTTGGAATGCAACAAAGGGTTGAAATCATTAAGACGTTATATAGAGGTGCAGATATTCTTATTTTGGACGAACCAACTGCTGTTTTGACGCCTCAGGAAACAGAAGAACTTTTTGATATTCTTAGAAGTTTGAAAAAAGATGGTAAAACAATTATTTTTATAAGTCATAAATTAAAAGAAGTTTTAGAAATTAGTGACAATATTACCGTTATGAGGCTTGGCAAAGTAACAGGAAATGTCAAAACTTCGTCCACAAATGAAAAAGAATTAGCAAATATGATGGTTGGAAGAGAGGTAGTTCTGAGTATTGATAGACCGAAATTAGAAACTGGAAAAACTTTAATTAGGGTAGAGAATTTTTGGGTAAAAGATAATAGAAAACTTGATGCAGTAAAAGGTATTTCATTTGAAATCAAAGAAAAAGAGATACTTGGAATAGCTGGGGTAGCGGGTAATGGGCAAACTGAGTTGGCTGAAGCCTTAGCGGGATTAAGAAAAATAGAAAAAGGTAATTATTTCTTTGATAATAAAGATGTTTCCAATTTTACTGTTAAAGAATTAAGAGATATAGGTATAGGCCATATCCCTGAAGATAGACAAAAACGCGGAATGGTTCGCGAGTTTCCAAACTATTATAATCTAATTTTAAGTTTACATGATAAATCAAACTTTTCTAATAGAGGCTTTTTAAAAATTGAAGAAATAAGGGGATATTCAAAAGATTTAATAAAGAAATTTGATGTAAGACCACCCGAAATAGATATTTCAACTGGAAATTTATCAGGCGGAAATCAACAAAAAGTTATTATAGCTAGAGAAATAGGATCATCTCCAAAATTTATGATTGTTTCTCAACCCACCAGAGGGTTAGATGTGGGAGCAATAGAATACGTTCATAAAGAATTGATTCGCTTAAGAGAACAAGGTGTTGCTATATTACTTATTTCTATGGAATTAGAAGAGGTTCTCTCTTTATCTGATAGAATTATGGTAATGTATGAGGGGAAGTCTATGGGTATTTTTAAGAATGGCGAATTTACAATCGAAGAAATTGGTTTGATGATGGCCGGAAAAACCTTAGAAGAAATAAAATTACTAGAAGAGGCACATGAAATATAA
- a CDS encoding ribonuclease HII produces MQDLIEYNLLLKYKTLIGVDEAGRGPLAGPVFIGAVVIESKNDFIILSKIGKDSKSLSSKEREKRYFQLINNFKCYSNFSTPSLIDKINIFKATEKAITKLVEKHIDPYNSNYHIIIDGKYFKIPYSSECIVKGDEISPLIGAASIIAKYERDQYMIHLHNIFPNYDFASHKGYPTKKHIENIIKFGIISEHRKTFNPIKKFIEEGIINIIQ; encoded by the coding sequence TTGCAAGATTTAATAGAGTATAATTTATTATTGAAATACAAAACTCTTATAGGGGTAGATGAAGCTGGAAGAGGGCCATTAGCTGGCCCTGTTTTTATAGGCGCAGTAGTAATAGAATCCAAAAATGATTTTATAATTTTATCTAAAATAGGAAAAGATTCAAAAAGTCTGTCATCCAAAGAGAGAGAAAAAAGATACTTTCAATTAATCAATAATTTTAAGTGTTATAGCAACTTCTCTACTCCTTCATTAATTGATAAAATCAATATCTTTAAGGCTACTGAAAAAGCGATTACAAAACTTGTAGAAAAACATATAGATCCTTATAATTCTAACTATCATATTATTATAGACGGAAAATATTTTAAGATTCCATATTCTTCAGAATGTATTGTAAAGGGAGATGAAATTTCACCTCTGATTGGCGCAGCTTCTATTATAGCTAAATATGAAAGAGATCAATACATGATACATTTGCATAACATATTCCCAAATTATGACTTTGCAAGTCACAAAGGATATCCGACAAAAAAGCATATTGAAAATATTATAAAATTTGGTATAATATCAGAGCATAGAAAAACTTTTAATCCGATTAAGAAATTTATAGAAGAGGGCATAATAAATATAATACAATGA
- a CDS encoding DUF4897 domain-containing protein, which translates to MSNDQKKRNNNFNFIIITLIFFAGLGIFQFFMFRNLQLNFQVLKGDIKFEIYEDYTVDFITNVDIRAENERDFNTLLEGFQTSDAEKLQHFQEELNKLEEQIPRDFVVLSYESKVNSNFPIINLHESVKVKGFVFKKDDGNVEFSLPNQFLSGPNQRVTVEIVYPESWEIISVDPTPTYIEQNLIGYTYTGTFGYPSIEFKE; encoded by the coding sequence ATGTCAAACGATCAAAAAAAAAGAAACAACAATTTTAATTTTATTATCATAACTTTAATATTTTTTGCAGGGTTAGGAATTTTTCAATTTTTTATGTTTAGAAATTTGCAGCTCAACTTTCAGGTATTAAAAGGAGATATAAAATTTGAAATATACGAAGACTACACAGTTGATTTTATAACAAACGTAGATATAAGAGCAGAAAATGAAAGAGATTTTAATACCTTGTTAGAAGGATTTCAAACATCTGATGCGGAGAAACTACAACATTTTCAAGAAGAATTGAATAAATTAGAAGAACAAATTCCTAGGGATTTTGTAGTGTTATCTTATGAATCAAAAGTTAATTCTAACTTTCCTATAATCAATCTGCATGAAAGTGTTAAGGTAAAAGGTTTTGTGTTTAAAAAGGATGACGGTAATGTGGAATTTTCGCTTCCAAATCAATTCTTAAGTGGTCCAAATCAAAGAGTTACAGTTGAAATTGTTTATCCTGAAAGTTGGGAAATAATTAGTGTTGATCCTACTCCAACTTATATAGAACAAAATTTAATAGGTTATACCTATACCGGCACTTTTGGATATCCTTCTATAGAATTTAAAGAATAG
- a CDS encoding HemK/PrmC family methyltransferase — protein sequence MKVQELVNKFQGELKISPFHILKVLSQIEEKDISFYLINPNLEVRESSVRNILKHFKEGYPIEYITNKVKFMGNEFYVNENVLIPRIETEDLVIFAINLIKEEKIKNVLDIGTGSGAIAISIKKNINDINVKASDISSEAIKTAKYNAKKLGANVEFKTGAYLEPFLEELNEIELIVSNPPYVETDFIDSNTSLKYEPYIALNGGNDGQNFFRVITKKYSNLLINKYLIFESSEFSINKTAMILSNIGVPKIIPDSFGKGRFVFISPD from the coding sequence ATGAAAGTGCAAGAATTAGTAAATAAATTTCAGGGGGAGCTTAAAATCTCCCCTTTTCATATTTTAAAAGTTTTATCACAAATTGAAGAAAAAGATATTTCTTTTTATCTTATTAACCCTAATTTGGAAGTCAGAGAATCATCTGTTAGAAATATATTAAAACATTTTAAAGAAGGCTATCCCATAGAATACATTACAAATAAAGTAAAATTTATGGGAAATGAATTCTATGTAAATGAAAATGTGTTAATTCCAAGGATAGAAACTGAAGATCTTGTCATATTTGCTATTAATTTAATAAAAGAAGAAAAGATAAAAAATGTATTAGATATTGGTACTGGTTCTGGAGCAATAGCAATATCTATAAAAAAAAACATAAACGATATAAATGTTAAAGCATCTGATATTTCATCTGAAGCAATTAAGACAGCAAAATATAATGCAAAAAAACTAGGCGCAAATGTAGAATTTAAAACAGGAGCATATTTAGAGCCTTTTTTAGAAGAATTAAATGAAATTGAGCTTATCGTGTCAAATCCACCCTACGTTGAAACAGATTTTATTGACTCGAATACTTCACTAAAATACGAACCATACATTGCATTAAATGGGGGTAATGATGGTCAAAATTTTTTTAGAGTAATTACAAAAAAATATTCTAATCTTCTCATTAACAAATATTTAATCTTTGAATCGAGTGAATTTTCTATAAATAAGACGGCAATGATTCTTTCTAACATCGGGGTCCCCAAGATAATTCCTGACTCTTTTGGTAAAGGAAGGTTTGTATTTATTTCCCCTGATTAG
- a CDS encoding BMP family protein codes for MKKLLVLGLICLMFVSSFALKVVMVTDVGGLGDKSFNDGTWAGAQMAVEQLPGVEAELIISKEQTDYIPNLTTAAQQGDVVIGVGFMMADALFNIAAQYPDTFFIGIDIEPSPGQTVPSNLALYTFKEHEAGFLGGYVAAAMTKTGKIGFVGGIEIPPVKRYEIGYRAGVEAYNQIHGTNIEVIVGYAASFEDPAKGKQLTLSQYDAGADIVFAAAGATGNGVIDAAKEKGSSFYGLGPNASLRYIIDRYYEEGRGYFAIGVDVDQDYMAPGYVLLSITKKIDVATFEGIESALSARYFQSGHNNLGIADDGVGISAMKYTKGLVPNEVIAELAFLQKLAVEGSIKIPQSETELGGFDASNIVFPF; via the coding sequence ATGAAAAAGTTGTTGGTTTTAGGTTTAATTTGTTTAATGTTTGTAAGTAGCTTCGCATTAAAAGTTGTTATGGTCACTGATGTAGGTGGTTTAGGAGATAAATCCTTTAACGACGGAACCTGGGCAGGAGCTCAAATGGCTGTAGAACAGCTTCCTGGAGTAGAAGCCGAGCTAATAATATCTAAAGAACAAACAGATTATATTCCAAATTTAACAACAGCTGCTCAACAAGGAGACGTTGTTATAGGTGTAGGGTTTATGATGGCTGATGCCTTGTTTAATATTGCTGCTCAATATCCAGATACATTCTTTATAGGAATTGACATTGAACCGTCGCCAGGACAAACTGTTCCTAGTAATTTGGCACTTTATACCTTCAAAGAACACGAAGCTGGATTCCTTGGTGGTTATGTTGCTGCAGCTATGACTAAAACTGGCAAGATTGGGTTTGTTGGCGGTATCGAAATCCCACCAGTAAAAAGGTATGAAATCGGCTATAGAGCAGGAGTAGAAGCATACAACCAAATCCACGGAACTAATATTGAAGTTATAGTTGGTTATGCTGCTAGTTTTGAAGATCCTGCTAAAGGTAAACAATTAACTCTTTCTCAGTACGATGCTGGTGCTGACATTGTATTCGCTGCTGCAGGAGCAACCGGTAATGGCGTTATAGACGCTGCAAAAGAAAAAGGATCCTCTTTTTATGGTCTAGGTCCTAATGCTTCATTGAGATACATCATCGATAGATACTATGAAGAAGGACGAGGTTATTTCGCAATCGGTGTTGATGTTGATCAAGATTATATGGCTCCTGGATATGTCTTATTAAGTATCACAAAGAAAATCGATGTTGCAACTTTCGAAGGTATCGAATCAGCCCTTTCCGCAAGATATTTCCAATCTGGACATAATAACCTAGGCATTGCTGATGATGGTGTAGGTATTTCTGCTATGAAATACACTAAAGGATTAGTTCCAAATGAAGTTATAGCTGAATTAGCATTTTTACAAAAATTAGCTGTTGAAGGAAGTATTAAAATTCCTCAAAGTGAAACAGAATTAGGAGGATTTGATGCTAGCAACATTGTTTTCCCATTCTAA
- a CDS encoding ABC transporter permease, whose product MNWVEAIFTAFASPLFYKLTILSALPLVFAGIGGVFSEITGVTNIALEGIMKLGAFTAVAFTFLTGNPWLGVLLGMLGGLILAFLHAYVSIEWSANQIVSATALILIAQGFTGFLMKPIFGQEGQTDFVTKIPNVKIEAIQNIPFIGEIFGEISAFFYIALVVIFGSWFLLYKTPLGLRMRSVGENPKAADTLGVNVKAIRYFGVLMSGVLAALGGMYLAIGDIGQFQEQMPAGKGFIALAAMILGNWNPIGTMWAALLFGAAEAMNIQLQTLMVLPSEIKALLNLLPFVLTIIVVGGFVGRTRAPAADGVPYEKE is encoded by the coding sequence ATGAACTGGGTTGAAGCTATATTTACAGCTTTTGCATCTCCTCTTTTTTATAAGCTAACTATACTTTCTGCATTACCTCTTGTTTTTGCGGGAATCGGAGGAGTTTTTAGTGAAATCACTGGTGTAACAAATATTGCCCTTGAAGGTATTATGAAATTAGGTGCTTTTACTGCTGTAGCTTTTACTTTTCTAACAGGTAATCCTTGGTTAGGAGTGCTGTTAGGTATGCTTGGCGGTTTAATTTTAGCATTTTTACACGCTTATGTATCTATTGAGTGGTCAGCAAACCAGATTGTTTCTGCAACTGCTCTTATTTTAATCGCTCAAGGTTTTACCGGTTTTTTAATGAAACCTATTTTTGGGCAAGAAGGACAAACTGATTTTGTAACTAAAATCCCAAATGTTAAAATAGAAGCTATTCAAAATATTCCTTTTATTGGAGAAATTTTTGGAGAAATTAGTGCTTTCTTTTATATAGCTCTTGTAGTTATTTTTGGTTCTTGGTTTTTACTTTACAAAACTCCTTTAGGATTAAGAATGCGCTCTGTTGGTGAAAATCCGAAAGCTGCAGATACTTTAGGCGTAAACGTCAAAGCAATAAGGTATTTTGGGGTATTAATGAGTGGGGTTTTGGCTGCTTTAGGCGGTATGTATCTGGCTATAGGAGATATTGGTCAATTTCAGGAACAAATGCCTGCAGGTAAAGGTTTTATTGCATTAGCTGCCATGATATTAGGAAACTGGAATCCAATTGGTACAATGTGGGCAGCCTTACTTTTTGGAGCTGCAGAAGCAATGAATATCCAGTTACAAACACTGATGGTTCTTCCTTCAGAAATTAAAGCGTTGTTAAATTTATTACCTTTTGTTTTAACTATTATTGTCGTTGGAGGATTTGTTGGAAGAACTAGAGCTCCTGCTGCTGATGGTGTGCCATACGAAAAAGAATAA
- a CDS encoding ABC transporter permease: MSFLVPTLAVLVSLLIAAIIILIIGQNPLKAYGEMIKGAFGSSLAWADNITKMTSLLLTGLAVGFGFRAGVFNIGAEGQMAMGGIMAVTVGLSLGNVPPAIAIPITIIAGMAGGAFWASIAGWLKAKTGAHEVISTIMLNWIAYHITNYLVAGPFAVGAGVPKSPEIAKSAQLPPLFTVQASTLPSSILIAIVAAIVMYIILDKTTTGYEVKAVGLNPYAAEYGGISISKNIVLTMAISGALAGLAGALEVMSVHHRIFGAFTSDRGFDGITIALIGQNNPIGIIFAAFLISSLRSGSNAMQTIGVPDDIIVVIQGIIIFFVAADRIIKTWIIKASSLGRKKSPEKIEDGEEE, encoded by the coding sequence ATGTCTTTTTTAGTTCCAACTTTAGCTGTATTAGTTTCACTTTTAATAGCAGCAATAATAATATTAATTATTGGTCAAAATCCACTTAAAGCATACGGAGAAATGATTAAAGGTGCATTTGGTAGTAGCTTAGCCTGGGCTGATAATATTACAAAAATGACAAGTTTATTACTTACAGGTTTAGCTGTGGGATTCGGATTTAGAGCCGGTGTATTCAATATCGGGGCAGAAGGTCAAATGGCTATGGGTGGTATTATGGCTGTAACTGTCGGATTAAGTCTTGGAAATGTTCCTCCTGCAATAGCTATACCTATTACTATTATCGCTGGTATGGCTGGTGGAGCTTTTTGGGCCTCTATTGCAGGTTGGTTAAAAGCTAAAACTGGTGCACACGAAGTTATAAGTACTATAATGCTAAACTGGATTGCTTATCACATTACAAATTATTTAGTGGCTGGACCTTTTGCTGTAGGTGCTGGTGTTCCCAAATCTCCTGAAATAGCAAAAAGTGCCCAACTTCCTCCTCTTTTTACCGTACAAGCATCTACTTTGCCTTCAAGCATTTTAATAGCAATAGTGGCGGCTATAGTTATGTATATTATATTAGATAAAACAACTACTGGCTATGAGGTTAAAGCTGTCGGGTTAAATCCATATGCTGCTGAATATGGCGGAATTTCTATTAGTAAAAATATTGTATTAACGATGGCAATTTCTGGTGCTTTAGCAGGATTAGCTGGTGCTTTAGAGGTCATGTCAGTCCATCACAGAATATTCGGTGCATTTACAAGCGACAGAGGTTTTGATGGAATTACTATAGCCCTCATAGGACAAAATAATCCTATAGGAATTATATTTGCTGCTTTTCTTATATCTTCTCTTAGATCAGGATCAAACGCTATGCAAACTATTGGTGTACCAGATGATATTATTGTTGTTATACAAGGTATAATTATTTTCTTTGTTGCTGCCGACAGAATTATTAAAACTTGGATAATAAAAGCTTCAAGTTTAGGTAGAAAAAAATCACCAGAGAAAATAGAGGATGGTGAAGAAGAATGA